One Fusarium falciforme chromosome 1, complete sequence genomic window carries:
- a CDS encoding Uroporphyrinogen decarboxylase, with the protein MIQFLGGVPSNACLDLRSLDISLYFSDQSVNSSTEIYTTTMEHSFEPLKNDLLLRAAWGQTVERPPMWVMRQAGRYLPEYHEAKGNRDFFECCRDPEVATTITLQPVQRYAGLIDAAIIFSDILVIPQAMGMVVEMVDKKGPHFPNPLKTPDDEQYGQVLAKNVDVAAELDYVYKAVTLTRQRLQGQVPLIGFCGAPWTLFCYMVEGGGTKLFAQVKTWIYRYPEESKKLLAKIADICVDHLALQVKAGAQLVMVFDSWAGELGPASYRQFSEPYLKRIAEKLPEKLKALGLNKVPMTVFPKGAWYALDSACNLGYNVVGMDWLHDPKEAVKIRGDRNIVFQGNADPGVLYGTKEGITTAVQEMVDGFWVGNKGWIANLGHGITPGVNPDNLKHFFEEVHRLTKKN; encoded by the exons ATGATCCAGTTTCTCGGCGGGGTCCCTTCGAATGCCTGTTTGGACTTAAGAAGTCTTGACATCTCGCTGTATTTCTCGGATCAGTCTGTCAATTCGTCCACCGAGATATACACAACGACAATGGAACACTCTTTTGAGCCTCTCAAGAACGACCTGTTGCTTCGCGCAGCATGGG GCCAGACCGTTGAGCGCCCGCCCATGTGGGTGATGAGACAAG CCGGCCGTTACCTCCCCGAGTATcacgaggccaagggcaacCGAGACTTCTTCGAGTGCTGTCGCGACCCTGAGGTTGCTACGACGATTACACTGCAGCCTGTCCAGCGCTACGCCGGCCTCATCGATgcggccatcatcttctccgacatcctcgtcatccccCAGGCCATGGGCATGGTGGTCGAGATGGTCGACAAGAAGGGCCCGCACTTCCCGAACCCGCTCAAGACCCCCGACGACGAGCAGTACGGCCAGGTTCTCGCCAAGAACGTCGATGTCGCCGCCGAGCTCGACTATGTGTACAAGGCCGTCACGCTGACGCGCCAGAGGCTCCAGGGACAGGTTCCGCTGATCGGCTTCTGCGGTGCTCCTTGGACTCTGTTCTGCTACATGGTCGAGGGTGGTGGCACCAAGCTGTTTGCGCAGGTCAAGACGTGGATCTACAGATACCCCGAGGAGTCGAAGAAGCTGCTGGCAAAGATTGCTGATATCTGCGTGGACCACTTGGCTCTGcaggtcaaggctggtgcTCAG TTGGTCATGGTGTTTGACTCATGGGCAGGAGAGCTCGGCCCTGCATCCTACCGTCAGTTCTCGGAGCCCTACCTCAAGCGCATTGCGGAGAAGCTGcccgagaagctcaaggccctcGGTCTAAACAAGGTGCCCATGACTGTGTTCCCCAAGGGTGCGTGGTATGCGCTCGACTCGGCGTGCAACCTGGGCTACAACGTGGTGGGAATGGACTGGCTGCACGACCCCAaggaggctgtcaagatcCGAGGAGATCGCAACATTGTGTTCCAGGGCAACGCCGACCCCGGAGTTCTGTACGGCACCAAGGAGGGCATCACGACGGCCGTGCAGGAGATGGTTGACGGGTTCTGGGTTGGCAACAAGGGCTGGATCGCCAACCTCGGCCATG GAATCACCCCTGGCGTGAACCCCGACAACCTCAAGCACTTCTTTGAGGAGGTTCATCGTCTGACCAAGAAGAACTGA